One stretch of Streptomyces sp. 135 DNA includes these proteins:
- a CDS encoding extracellular solute-binding protein, with product MAGVLAGCGGPGDSGDVTLKLVAADYGDSAANSSKKYWDKLSKDFEADNPGIKVDVTVLSWNDVDREVKEMVKKGDAPDLAQIGAYADYAAQGKLYEADELLSIATQADFMAPLAQAGEVKRIQYGMPFASSTRLLFYNTKLFKDAGLTPPQSWSGLQAAAKALKARGVKIPYALPLGPEEAPAETLMWMLSGGGGYTDNVGSYDIDSKQNAKTFAWLRDELVGKGLTGPKAPGEMNRAEAFAAFSRGEVGMLNGHPTLMKMAAKKGVKFGMVPAPGVNGKAQATMGVADWMMAFKQNGHRKEAGKFLDFVYSKKNVLDFSNEYDILPVTTSAFDAMSKDRGHTELGKFLKELPTSQLYPVGKTSWAQVSADIKKDIGKTVAKDGNPSMVLGRIQGRAAAAENAE from the coding sequence ATGGCGGGCGTACTCGCCGGCTGCGGCGGTCCCGGCGACTCCGGCGACGTCACCCTCAAGCTGGTGGCCGCCGACTACGGCGACTCCGCGGCGAACAGCTCCAAGAAGTACTGGGACAAGCTCAGCAAGGACTTCGAGGCCGACAACCCCGGCATCAAGGTCGACGTGACCGTCCTGTCCTGGAACGACGTGGACCGCGAGGTCAAGGAGATGGTCAAGAAGGGCGACGCCCCCGACCTGGCGCAGATCGGCGCGTACGCCGACTACGCCGCGCAGGGCAAGCTCTACGAAGCCGACGAACTGCTCTCCATCGCCACCCAGGCCGACTTCATGGCCCCGCTCGCCCAGGCCGGCGAGGTCAAGCGCATCCAGTACGGCATGCCGTTCGCCTCCTCCACGCGCCTGCTGTTCTACAACACCAAGCTGTTCAAGGACGCGGGCCTCACCCCGCCGCAGAGCTGGAGCGGGCTCCAGGCCGCCGCGAAGGCACTCAAGGCGCGCGGCGTGAAGATCCCGTACGCGCTGCCGCTGGGCCCCGAGGAGGCGCCCGCCGAGACGCTGATGTGGATGCTGAGCGGCGGCGGCGGTTACACCGACAACGTCGGCTCGTACGACATCGACTCCAAGCAGAACGCCAAGACGTTCGCCTGGCTCCGCGACGAGCTGGTCGGCAAGGGCCTGACCGGGCCGAAGGCGCCCGGCGAGATGAACCGCGCCGAAGCCTTCGCGGCGTTCTCGCGCGGCGAGGTCGGCATGCTCAACGGCCACCCGACGCTGATGAAGATGGCCGCCAAGAAGGGCGTGAAGTTCGGCATGGTGCCGGCGCCCGGCGTCAACGGCAAGGCGCAGGCCACGATGGGCGTCGCCGACTGGATGATGGCGTTCAAGCAGAACGGCCACCGCAAGGAGGCCGGCAAGTTCCTCGACTTCGTCTACAGCAAGAAGAACGTGCTCGACTTCTCCAACGAGTACGACATCCTGCCCGTGACGACCTCCGCGTTCGACGCGATGTCCAAGGACCGCGGCCACACCGAGCTGGGCAAGTTCCTCAAGGAGCTGCCGACCTCCCAGCTCTACCCGGTGGGCAAGACGTCGTGGGCGCAGGTCTCGGCCGACATCAAGAAGGACATCGGCAAGACCGTCGCCAAGGACGGCAACCCCTCCATGGTCCTCGGCCGGATCCAGGGCAGGGCGGCGGCCGCGGAGAACGCGGAATAG
- a CDS encoding DUF3263 domain-containing protein: MTEEELSERDRAVLALERRDWPGPGAKERAVREELGMVPVRYYQLLNALLDDPRALAHDPITVNRLRRVRESRREER, from the coding sequence ATGACCGAAGAGGAACTCTCCGAGCGGGACCGTGCCGTCCTCGCCCTGGAGCGGCGCGACTGGCCGGGCCCCGGCGCGAAGGAACGCGCCGTCCGCGAGGAGCTGGGCATGGTGCCGGTGCGCTACTACCAGCTCCTGAACGCCCTTCTCGACGATCCCCGGGCCCTCGCGCACGACCCGATTACGGTCAATCGGCTGCGCCGGGTGCGGGAGTCGCGGCGCGAGGAGCGCTGA